A window of Bacillota bacterium contains these coding sequences:
- a CDS encoding PspC domain-containing protein has product MEQKRLYLSDDKKIGGVCGGIAEYFNIDPTIVRLLWILLTLANGVGILLYLIALFVIPESPYSGEPKPEVIIERVRDTFSGHQDGQNSAARSFGIVLIIIGAAILLAKFIPFISWTVFVSLALIGVGLFLILQRR; this is encoded by the coding sequence ATGGAGCAAAAACGCCTTTATTTATCTGATGACAAGAAAATAGGCGGAGTCTGCGGCGGAATCGCTGAGTACTTTAATATTGATCCCACGATTGTCCGTCTGCTGTGGATCCTCCTTACCCTAGCTAACGGAGTCGGCATTCTGCTGTATTTGATTGCCTTGTTTGTAATTCCTGAAAGTCCTTACTCAGGGGAGCCCAAACCGGAAGTGATTATTGAGCGGGTGCGGGACACCTTCTCTGGTCACCAGGACGGCCAGAATTCAGCTGCCCGCAGCTTTGGCATCGTGCTGATCATTATCGGCGCAGCAATTCTTTTGGCCAAGTTTATTCCCTTTATTTCGTGGACTGTTTTTGTCTCGCTGGCTTTGATCGGTGTCGGTTTATTCCTGATTCTGCAGCGCCGGTAA
- a CDS encoding PIG-L family deacetylase → MFVVLATALLLLAAALNAPVQAEDVIIWYLPHPDDETLGMADSIYQSVLAGNSNFFIYFTKGTSSLARFNLRGPDGSVYRLSKSEFGRARAAETLAALAVLGVAPDQVVFLDYPDGRIPQADVEAIMRLFAVRYPGSIHRTVHIKDTHPDHQTLARALATVAQEEGIDIRPEYYHVYLHRSGLPLEQVGRKPVLHPQIRALALAEFGRWDPENNRYGIGMRSTRDLFEAVSISLYEYVDTEIPVPTLQRIPVSAQIVLSNLNFGGALGLGDRIVVESSLDFSTSALELGLGCRFKSNLPMTEIAVGGGYHFDHQKPIASVRAEVMDYFTITIKHLFQTGTRLGLGIAVQLF, encoded by the coding sequence ATGTTTGTTGTTCTCGCAACAGCGCTGCTGCTCTTAGCTGCTGCCTTAAATGCGCCGGTTCAAGCCGAGGATGTTATCATCTGGTATTTACCCCACCCAGATGATGAAACTTTGGGCATGGCCGACAGCATTTATCAGTCGGTGCTTGCCGGGAACAGCAACTTTTTTATTTACTTCACTAAAGGTACTAGTTCGCTCGCTCGGTTCAATTTACGGGGACCGGACGGCAGCGTTTACCGCCTGAGCAAAAGCGAGTTTGGCCGAGCGCGAGCTGCAGAAACCCTAGCAGCCCTGGCTGTGCTGGGAGTCGCACCGGATCAGGTGGTTTTCTTAGACTATCCCGATGGCCGCATCCCCCAAGCGGATGTGGAAGCCATTATGCGCCTGTTTGCGGTTCGCTATCCAGGAAGCATTCACCGCACTGTGCATATCAAGGATACCCATCCTGATCATCAAACCTTAGCTAGAGCTTTAGCCACCGTGGCCCAAGAAGAAGGCATTGATATCAGACCGGAATACTATCATGTCTATCTCCACCGCAGTGGACTGCCGCTGGAGCAGGTTGGCCGCAAACCAGTGCTCCATCCCCAGATCCGCGCCCTGGCCTTGGCCGAATTCGGCAGATGGGACCCAGAAAACAACCGCTACGGCATCGGCATGCGCTCCACCAGGGACCTATTCGAGGCGGTCAGCATCAGTCTCTATGAGTACGTTGATACCGAAATTCCCGTACCAACTCTGCAGCGCATCCCCGTTAGCGCTCAGATTGTCCTATCCAATCTGAATTTCGGCGGTGCGCTTGGACTTGGTGACCGGATTGTGGTTGAGAGCAGCCTCGATTTTTCTACTTCGGCCTTGGAATTGGGTTTAGGCTGCCGCTTTAAATCCAATCTGCCTATGACCGAAATTGCAGTCGGCGGTGGATACCATTTCGACCACCAGAAGCCCATCGCCTCAGTGCGAGCCGAAGTAATGGACTATTTTACGATTACCATTAAACATCTGTTTCAAACCGGAACCCGTTTAGGGCTCGGCATTGCGGTCCAGCTTTTTTAG
- a CDS encoding patatin-like phospholipase family protein has product MQNRSKSKFLLLILILCVSQTAGATQSPRVALVLGGGAARGFSHIGLIQAFEDHGVPIDLLVGTSMGSIVAGMYAAGYSVDNMKEIIASIDTAKLIDVSFPPRGGLVNTARLERYLDTLLMHKTFDQLDIPFYAVITELVSGKEVAAHQGPVSQAVQASMSIPALFQPVERDGVYYVDGGMKNAVPVNTAKELGADVVIGVDVKKELETIDHDSLLNNLQLALWFMIDGYVEINTADADVIVVPEVKYDSYMDYQKAEFFIEQGYQAGLKHMDAIKAAVLSSDPDFKFTPYKQQGYAPEELAEIHARAEQAALATPRPFALLPEITFASEPGQKTKLGIRAQNGALGWFNLGFRRGLPFHGSRSEFFIGWNRPHTANAELFISPGEKLHFGFKAAFPVGDMGELSASYQNHGDYRWRVQFAHPAVIHSDHFQLGFAPNLMMPADQQSLSAGLTGLIKYYSSAEFYPLMEVTLAKPYFFGRFDVQTEVNSWMPENKYQVGLGTEFKLFGLYPLDCYLGLEIGNPEERSWRIGLRGEEF; this is encoded by the coding sequence TTGCAGAACCGATCTAAGTCCAAATTCCTACTGTTAATACTGATCCTATGCGTTTCCCAAACAGCTGGCGCCACTCAATCACCAAGAGTTGCTCTGGTTCTCGGCGGCGGCGCCGCCCGCGGTTTCAGCCATATCGGTTTAATCCAAGCCTTTGAAGACCACGGCGTCCCCATCGACCTGCTGGTTGGCACCAGTATGGGAAGTATTGTTGCCGGAATGTACGCTGCCGGCTATTCTGTTGACAACATGAAAGAGATCATCGCATCCATTGATACTGCCAAGCTGATTGATGTTTCTTTCCCACCTCGCGGCGGTTTAGTCAATACAGCCAGGTTGGAGCGATATCTCGATACGCTGTTAATGCATAAAACTTTTGACCAATTGGATATTCCCTTTTACGCGGTGATTACGGAATTAGTATCCGGTAAAGAGGTTGCCGCTCACCAAGGTCCTGTTTCCCAAGCTGTGCAGGCCAGCATGTCCATACCCGCTTTATTTCAGCCTGTAGAAAGGGATGGAGTTTATTACGTCGACGGTGGCATGAAAAACGCAGTACCGGTCAACACGGCCAAGGAGCTCGGAGCAGATGTAGTGATCGGTGTTGATGTCAAAAAGGAACTGGAAACCATTGATCACGATTCGCTGCTGAACAACCTCCAGCTGGCACTCTGGTTTATGATTGACGGCTATGTGGAAATTAACACCGCAGATGCCGATGTGATTGTGGTGCCGGAAGTAAAATATGATTCCTATATGGATTACCAAAAAGCCGAGTTTTTTATTGAACAGGGCTATCAAGCCGGGCTGAAGCACATGGACGCAATAAAAGCTGCGGTCTTAAGCAGCGATCCCGACTTTAAGTTTACTCCGTACAAACAGCAGGGATATGCGCCAGAAGAACTAGCTGAGATTCACGCAAGAGCTGAACAGGCTGCCTTGGCAACTCCACGCCCGTTTGCACTGCTGCCGGAAATCACTTTTGCCTCAGAGCCGGGACAGAAAACTAAGCTGGGAATCCGAGCCCAAAACGGTGCCTTAGGCTGGTTTAACCTTGGTTTTCGCCGCGGCCTGCCATTTCATGGAAGCCGCAGTGAGTTTTTTATCGGCTGGAACAGGCCGCATACGGCTAATGCCGAGCTGTTCATCAGTCCTGGGGAAAAGCTTCATTTCGGCTTCAAAGCAGCTTTTCCTGTTGGCGACATGGGAGAACTTTCGGCGTCTTACCAAAACCACGGTGATTATCGCTGGCGAGTTCAGTTTGCCCACCCTGCGGTCATTCACTCTGATCACTTCCAGCTCGGGTTTGCTCCTAACCTGATGATGCCCGCTGATCAGCAGAGCCTCTCAGCTGGTCTTACTGGTTTGATCAAATACTATTCCAGCGCTGAATTCTATCCCCTGATGGAAGTCACCCTGGCAAAACCCTATTTCTTTGGCCGTTTCGATGTTCAGACAGAGGTAAACAGCTGGATGCCGGAGAACAAATACCAGGTAGGGTTGGGAACAGAGTTTAAACTTTTCGGTCTCTATCCTCTTGACTGCTATCTGGGGCTGGAAATTGGAAATCCAGAGGAGCGGTCTTGGCGGATTGGACTGCGTGGGGAGGAATTCTAA
- a CDS encoding IreB family regulatory phosphoprotein — translation MERSDKTRMFSAVDADNIDIKTVLQQVCAALEEKGYRPLDQVVGYLLTGDPSYITSHNDARIKIQQIERNDLLEEIVGSYLRNLE, via the coding sequence GTGGAGCGTTCCGATAAAACTCGCATGTTTTCAGCGGTTGACGCTGATAACATTGATATAAAAACGGTTCTTCAGCAGGTTTGCGCTGCTTTGGAAGAGAAGGGCTACCGCCCTTTAGATCAAGTTGTCGGCTATCTTTTAACTGGCGATCCTTCATACATTACCTCTCATAACGATGCAAGAATTAAAATTCAGCAGATCGAGCGCAATGATCTGCTCGAAGAAATTGTCGGTTCGTATTTGAGAAATCTGGAATGA
- the murA gene encoding UDP-N-acetylglucosamine 1-carboxyvinyltransferase: MAKLVIQGGRRLQGEVKISGAKNSALPVIVAAALATEGECVLDNIPKDSDVGTICLILRSLGVDLWFDQEGKLHVVGSTLDKYQAPYDLVRKMRASFYTAGLLLARLGRAEVPLPGGCAIGSRPVDFHIRGFSQMGADVTIEHGFMKARCDRLVGTNYYINRSSVGTTVNLMIAASLAEGTTVLENCAKEPEVVDLAIFLNGMGAQIRGAGTDVIRIEGVEKLRGIEYSIIPDRIEAGTYMFAAAMTGGDVVIKDIVIEHLRSPLSKIEEAGVIVEKGATEVRIIAPEKLRAIDLETAPYPGFPTDLQQPLVACMSIAEGTSVIRENIFDRFRYVDELRRMGADIRVERETAVVRGVPQLTGAPVEVTDLRAGAALVIAGLAAAGTTEVYGLDIIDRGYEKLEEKLRSLGADIKRVETHEGIDAFAQIETRI, encoded by the coding sequence ATGGCTAAGCTAGTAATTCAGGGCGGCAGACGCCTTCAGGGTGAAGTTAAGATCAGCGGTGCAAAAAACAGTGCTCTGCCGGTTATTGTGGCAGCCGCGCTGGCTACTGAGGGAGAATGCGTTTTAGATAATATTCCTAAGGACAGCGATGTGGGAACGATCTGTCTAATCCTCCGCAGCCTGGGTGTGGATCTTTGGTTTGACCAGGAAGGGAAACTGCATGTGGTTGGTTCCACTTTAGACAAATATCAAGCGCCGTACGATTTAGTGCGGAAAATGCGGGCATCATTTTACACTGCCGGATTGCTCTTGGCGCGGTTAGGTCGGGCGGAAGTACCCCTACCGGGTGGCTGCGCTATCGGCTCAAGGCCGGTAGATTTTCATATCCGCGGTTTTTCCCAGATGGGAGCAGATGTTACCATTGAGCATGGATTTATGAAAGCACGCTGTGATCGATTGGTAGGTACAAACTATTACATCAACCGCTCCAGCGTGGGAACAACCGTGAATCTGATGATTGCCGCTTCGCTAGCGGAAGGAACGACAGTTTTAGAAAACTGCGCCAAAGAGCCGGAAGTTGTGGATTTAGCAATTTTCTTAAATGGTATGGGCGCCCAGATTCGCGGGGCGGGTACCGATGTGATCCGGATTGAAGGTGTAGAAAAACTGCGGGGAATTGAATATTCAATTATTCCCGATCGAATTGAAGCCGGCACTTATATGTTTGCGGCGGCGATGACCGGCGGCGATGTAGTCATTAAAGATATTGTGATTGAACATCTCCGCTCACCTTTAAGCAAGATTGAGGAAGCGGGAGTGATTGTGGAAAAAGGTGCCACCGAGGTGCGGATCATTGCTCCGGAGAAACTGCGGGCGATTGATTTAGAAACCGCTCCTTACCCCGGGTTTCCCACCGACCTGCAGCAGCCGTTAGTGGCCTGCATGAGTATAGCGGAAGGCACCAGTGTGATTCGGGAGAACATCTTTGACCGCTTCCGCTATGTTGATGAGCTGAGAAGGATGGGCGCCGACATCAGAGTCGAAAGGGAAACCGCCGTTGTTCGAGGCGTGCCGCAGCTTACCGGAGCCCCAGTGGAAGTTACTGATTTGAGAGCCGGTGCGGCACTGGTAATTGCTGGATTGGCTGCTGCCGGAACAACAGAAGTCTATGGTTTGGATATTATCGATCGGGGTTATGAGAAACTGGAAGAGAAACTCCGGAGCTTAGGAGCCGATATTAAGCGGGTGGAAACTCACGAAGGCATTGATGCTTTTGCCCAGATTGAAACTAGAATCTGA
- a CDS encoding DNA polymerase III subunit alpha, producing the protein MFVPLNIHSEYSLLESCIKIEDLVKKAYKLGYKALGLTDHNTMGGLVEFYRHCNQTGIKPILGIELDLSGLPGCSRVALLAKNDQGYQNLLKLASEVKPVGLNTLARFTAGLIGLVNFEDPAAAPEGYGKLSRLFEAAGLFVELAFTDPTSRQRAEQLHQKLPPQVFAVGSRLSYLDDKQKPLLKVLGQEQSGLSLLPPQQMAELYRDYPEAVKNTMMIAERCSVKLQAETAFPQLPKPHDLTALAWEGAAKRYPRVTPEVAERLQHELGVIESMGLSDYFLIVWDIVRYAKEAGIPVGPGRGSAAGSLTAYCLGITDIDPIEHNLFFERFLNKKRRNLPDIDLDFCGDKREQVIEYVIKRFGKDHTARIGTYGTYGYKSAVNEITKVYGRAEPELVQQLVGLKQYFSTHAAGVIITPKPVTAYTGVNQVDGVNVTQLAMDDLEYLGVLKIDFLGLRTLTVLKEIEAEVQKKEPNFSLEAIPDHDQPTFQLLEEGLTLGIFQLESSMFQELLPEIKPKSFQDLAAVLALGRPGPLKQVPTYIKRREGREPVRYVHPKLEPILSETYGLIVYQEQVMQVAHEIAGLSLEEADLLRVAMSKKDHAVMQELRAKFVAGCQQNGLDFRAANELFLQIDRFADYAFNKAHSAAYARITWQASYLKANYPLEFYLGLIRHTVDIEKLGEIYRDCQLRGIRVIAPDIRFSEVSASVEAESLRIGFSSLKFFGYSQAERLVAERSRGEFTNLFDLFQRVDLHLNAKLALAYSGALDCFGERRKVLRQIARLENQPLPAGSDLELLEKEKEMVGIYLTGHPAAGWHVFLERLKPSLGRYAAGHIKNVKDLGQSVAGILEGENRRWRFLLPKGSNLWHDLIKEGELAAFFGRFYQNRIDAELILPLKPLLLIKPIPKQAVKLRDTLVKSRGSTPVLFVLGQDLIQIIDPSLWVDAGFDWLSALADLTEYVHWIDPWRSRVLADNMEISRGKREMGGGN; encoded by the coding sequence ATGTTCGTGCCGCTGAATATTCACAGCGAATACTCTTTGCTGGAATCATGCATTAAAATCGAGGATTTAGTTAAAAAGGCCTATAAGCTCGGCTATAAGGCGTTAGGCTTAACAGATCATAATACCATGGGCGGTCTGGTGGAGTTTTACCGCCACTGTAACCAAACTGGTATCAAACCGATTTTAGGTATTGAGCTTGATCTTTCCGGTCTGCCGGGGTGCAGTCGGGTGGCACTGCTTGCGAAAAATGACCAGGGCTACCAAAATCTGCTGAAGCTGGCATCTGAGGTGAAGCCGGTTGGGCTGAATACCCTTGCCCGGTTCACAGCCGGACTTATTGGGCTGGTAAACTTTGAGGATCCAGCAGCTGCTCCGGAAGGGTATGGGAAACTGTCCCGGCTGTTTGAAGCTGCAGGACTTTTTGTTGAGCTTGCGTTCACTGATCCCACCAGCCGCCAACGAGCGGAACAACTGCATCAAAAACTGCCTCCACAGGTTTTTGCAGTCGGATCACGGTTATCCTATCTTGATGATAAGCAAAAACCGCTTCTCAAGGTACTGGGACAGGAACAAAGCGGGCTGTCCCTGCTGCCGCCCCAGCAGATGGCAGAACTTTATCGGGACTATCCGGAAGCGGTAAAAAATACAATGATGATTGCGGAGCGCTGCTCGGTCAAGCTCCAAGCAGAAACTGCCTTTCCCCAGCTGCCCAAGCCCCATGATTTAACTGCCTTAGCCTGGGAAGGAGCAGCTAAGCGCTATCCACGGGTTACGCCGGAAGTTGCGGAAAGGCTTCAGCACGAGCTTGGCGTAATTGAATCGATGGGCTTAAGCGACTACTTTTTGATCGTCTGGGATATTGTCCGCTATGCCAAAGAAGCAGGAATTCCCGTTGGACCAGGCAGAGGCAGCGCTGCCGGCAGTTTAACGGCTTACTGTTTAGGCATCACTGATATCGATCCCATCGAGCACAATCTCTTTTTCGAGCGGTTCTTAAATAAAAAGCGCCGCAATCTTCCTGATATCGACCTGGATTTCTGCGGCGATAAGCGGGAGCAGGTAATTGAATATGTCATTAAGCGGTTTGGTAAAGACCACACTGCAAGAATTGGCACTTATGGAACCTACGGTTATAAAAGCGCGGTTAATGAAATAACTAAAGTATACGGCAGGGCTGAACCGGAATTAGTGCAGCAGCTAGTTGGACTCAAACAGTACTTCTCGACCCACGCTGCCGGAGTGATTATTACCCCCAAGCCCGTGACTGCCTACACCGGTGTTAATCAAGTTGATGGTGTTAATGTTACTCAGCTTGCCATGGATGATTTAGAGTACTTGGGTGTTTTAAAGATAGATTTTCTCGGGTTAAGGACCCTGACTGTCCTGAAAGAAATTGAAGCTGAAGTGCAGAAAAAGGAACCAAATTTCAGCTTAGAGGCAATTCCTGATCATGATCAGCCGACTTTTCAACTTTTGGAAGAGGGTTTAACTCTCGGTATTTTCCAGCTGGAGAGCAGTATGTTTCAGGAGCTGCTGCCTGAGATTAAGCCAAAATCATTTCAGGATCTGGCGGCAGTGCTTGCGCTGGGAAGGCCCGGACCCCTCAAGCAGGTCCCAACTTATATTAAACGGCGGGAAGGCAGGGAGCCGGTTAGATATGTTCATCCCAAGCTGGAACCAATTTTATCTGAAACCTATGGACTGATTGTCTACCAGGAGCAGGTGATGCAGGTTGCCCACGAGATTGCCGGCTTAAGTCTAGAAGAAGCGGATCTGCTCCGGGTCGCCATGAGTAAAAAGGATCACGCGGTGATGCAGGAGCTGAGAGCTAAGTTTGTGGCCGGGTGTCAGCAAAACGGACTGGATTTTCGAGCCGCGAACGAGCTGTTTCTCCAGATTGATCGCTTTGCCGATTACGCCTTCAATAAAGCGCACAGCGCGGCCTATGCCCGCATTACCTGGCAGGCGAGCTACCTTAAGGCAAACTATCCATTAGAGTTTTATTTAGGGCTGATCCGCCATACTGTGGATATCGAGAAACTCGGCGAGATCTATCGAGACTGTCAGCTGCGGGGCATAAGAGTGATTGCGCCCGATATCCGTTTCTCAGAGGTTTCAGCCAGTGTGGAAGCGGAATCCCTGCGAATCGGCTTCAGCAGCCTTAAGTTCTTCGGCTACAGTCAAGCAGAAAGACTAGTCGCGGAGCGGAGCAGAGGTGAGTTTACCAATCTGTTCGATCTGTTTCAGCGGGTTGACCTGCATCTCAACGCGAAACTGGCCCTGGCGTATTCCGGTGCCTTGGACTGCTTTGGTGAGCGCAGGAAAGTGCTGCGCCAAATCGCCCGGTTGGAAAACCAGCCGCTGCCGGCTGGAAGTGATCTCGAGCTTTTGGAAAAGGAAAAAGAAATGGTCGGGATCTACCTAACTGGGCATCCAGCGGCCGGATGGCATGTTTTTTTAGAGCGGTTAAAACCAAGCTTGGGCCGATACGCTGCCGGCCACATCAAAAATGTAAAAGATCTGGGACAGTCGGTTGCCGGCATTCTGGAAGGCGAGAACCGGCGCTGGAGATTTTTATTGCCAAAAGGCAGTAATTTGTGGCATGATCTAATTAAGGAAGGGGAATTGGCAGCGTTTTTTGGCAGGTTCTACCAGAACCGCATTGACGCAGAGCTGATTCTGCCGCTTAAACCGCTGCTTTTGATCAAACCCATTCCAAAGCAGGCAGTAAAACTAAGAGATACTCTAGTGAAATCCCGGGGCAGCACTCCGGTGCTGTTTGTGCTCGGGCAGGATTTGATCCAGATCATCGATCCCAGTTTGTGGGTAGATGCAGGTTTTGATTGGCTCAGCGCCTTAGCGGACTTGACAGAGTACGTCCACTGGATCGATCCATGGCGAAGCAGGGTTTTAGCGGATAATATGGAAATTAGCAGGGGCAAGCGAGAAATGGGAGGAGGAAATTGA
- the mtrB gene encoding trp RNA-binding attenuation protein MtrB yields the protein MDVNEQNYVMIQALENGVTIFGLTRGPDTKFHHTEKLDRGEVLIAQFTSHTSAIKVRGKAKIITGIGTTNSGE from the coding sequence ATTGATGTGAACGAACAAAATTATGTTATGATTCAAGCCCTAGAGAATGGGGTGACCATTTTTGGCTTAACCCGGGGACCGGATACGAAGTTTCATCATACTGAAAAGCTGGACCGGGGCGAAGTTTTGATTGCCCAGTTCACATCGCACACATCAGCAATTAAAGTTAGAGGCAAGGCCAAGATTATTACCGGAATTGGCACCACGAACTCCGGCGAGTAA
- a CDS encoding DUF2007 domain-containing protein has translation MWTVVYVAPNRAIADMLKELLDKEGFVVMLRPIGAPHLGAAASVEILVPESEVEDAMEVISSSIGSS, from the coding sequence ATGTGGACCGTAGTCTATGTTGCTCCCAATCGCGCAATCGCTGATATGCTGAAAGAACTGCTTGATAAAGAAGGTTTTGTGGTGATGCTGCGTCCAATCGGAGCTCCCCACCTCGGTGCCGCGGCCAGCGTAGAAATTCTGGTTCCCGAGTCTGAAGTTGAAGATGCTATGGAGGTTATTTCCAGCTCAATTGGCAGTTCTTAG
- the accD gene encoding acetyl-CoA carboxylase, carboxyltransferase subunit beta, with amino-acid sequence MLRVFRSKPKYATVRSTSKDESHAGDPLWTRCETCGSLIYHKELVKNWYVCQCGYHFRISAADRLRLLVDQGSFQPAEPLVSLNPLGFPGYEEKIAQSQEKLELDDAILIGEAKIQGHSCVLGIIDFSFIGGSMGSVVGEQITRGFEYGAAKQLPVVIISGGGGGARMQEGIFSLMQMAKTAQAVGRFKKAGLFYLSVLTHPTMGGIYASFACLGDIILAEPGALIGFAGPRIVAETTRQQLPPDFQTAEYALKNGMLDGIVPRLELKDTIGKILSFHL; translated from the coding sequence ATGTTACGTGTATTCCGAAGCAAGCCAAAGTATGCTACAGTTAGATCGACTTCAAAAGATGAATCCCATGCCGGTGATCCGCTCTGGACCCGCTGCGAAACCTGCGGTTCCCTGATTTACCATAAAGAGCTAGTGAAAAACTGGTATGTCTGCCAATGCGGTTACCATTTTCGGATCTCAGCGGCAGACAGGCTGCGGTTGCTGGTGGATCAGGGTTCATTTCAGCCTGCTGAACCGCTGGTATCTTTGAATCCTCTGGGTTTTCCGGGATACGAAGAGAAGATTGCCCAGTCTCAAGAGAAACTGGAGCTTGATGATGCGATTTTAATCGGCGAAGCAAAAATCCAAGGCCATAGCTGTGTGCTGGGAATTATAGATTTTAGTTTTATCGGCGGCAGCATGGGCAGTGTAGTTGGGGAGCAGATTACCCGCGGCTTTGAATACGGTGCTGCCAAACAGCTGCCAGTAGTGATTATTTCTGGCGGTGGGGGCGGAGCCCGCATGCAGGAAGGAATTTTCAGCTTGATGCAGATGGCCAAGACTGCCCAGGCAGTGGGCAGGTTTAAAAAGGCCGGTCTGTTTTATCTGTCCGTGCTTACTCATCCCACTATGGGCGGCATTTACGCCAGTTTTGCTTGTTTGGGTGATATTATCCTTGCGGAGCCTGGAGCGCTGATTGGCTTTGCCGGACCGCGAATTGTTGCAGAAACAACCCGCCAGCAGCTGCCTCCTGATTTTCAAACGGCTGAATACGCCTTGAAAAACGGAATGCTGGATGGAATCGTGCCGCGGTTAGAGTTGAAAGATACCATCGGGAAAATATTGAGTTTTCATTTATGA
- a CDS encoding acetyl-CoA carboxylase carboxyltransferase subunit alpha, whose product MAAVFEWEKPLVELEHKIQELRSFVYEQGLDFKEELNELERKADKLRKEIYERLTPWQQVRMARHPDRPTTADYIKLVFDDFFELHGDRKFGDDQAIIGGIAAFEGEPVTVIGPQKGRDTKENIARNFGLPHPEGYRKALRLMKQAEKFNRPIITLIDVVGAYPGIGAEQRGQGLVIAECIEQMSFLEVPIICIITGEGGSGGALALGVGDRILMLEHAWYSVISPEMCATILWKDPNRAPEAAELLKLTSTDLLKFGIIDDVVTEPLGGAHRDHEGTGRQIKAFLRRSLSEVKKIPPEQLVEQRLERFRRIGEFQEIKLAESRIKL is encoded by the coding sequence GTGGCAGCAGTATTTGAATGGGAAAAACCACTGGTGGAACTTGAACACAAGATTCAAGAACTCCGGAGTTTTGTCTACGAGCAGGGTCTTGATTTCAAAGAAGAGCTCAACGAGCTTGAGCGCAAGGCTGATAAACTGAGAAAAGAGATCTATGAGCGGTTAACTCCCTGGCAGCAGGTGCGGATGGCCCGCCATCCCGATCGACCCACAACTGCCGATTATATCAAATTAGTTTTCGATGATTTCTTTGAACTCCACGGCGATCGCAAGTTCGGCGACGACCAGGCCATTATCGGTGGGATTGCCGCATTTGAAGGTGAGCCGGTAACCGTAATTGGACCCCAGAAGGGGCGGGATACCAAGGAAAACATTGCCCGCAATTTCGGTCTGCCCCATCCGGAAGGCTACCGCAAAGCGCTGCGCTTGATGAAGCAGGCGGAAAAATTTAACCGACCGATTATCACATTAATTGATGTGGTGGGAGCTTACCCGGGTATTGGTGCCGAACAGCGGGGTCAGGGTTTGGTGATTGCCGAATGCATTGAGCAGATGTCATTTTTAGAGGTGCCGATTATCTGCATTATTACCGGGGAAGGGGGCAGCGGCGGTGCTTTAGCATTAGGAGTCGGGGATCGGATTTTAATGCTGGAACACGCGTGGTATTCAGTGATTTCTCCCGAAATGTGTGCTACAATTTTATGGAAAGATCCTAATCGAGCGCCGGAGGCGGCTGAATTACTAAAATTAACTTCCACAGACCTACTGAAATTTGGTATTATAGATGATGTCGTTACTGAACCTCTTGGCGGAGCTCACCGAGACCATGAAGGAACCGGCAGGCAGATCAAGGCCTTTCTGCGCCGCTCGTTATCTGAGGTGAAAAAGATTCCACCAGAACAGCTGGTAGAACAGCGTTTAGAGCGCTTTCGCAGGATAGGTGAGTTTCAGGAGATTAAGCTGGCTGAAAGCCGAATAAAACTTTAG